Proteins from a single region of Apium graveolens cultivar Ventura chromosome 7, ASM990537v1, whole genome shotgun sequence:
- the LOC141674619 gene encoding uncharacterized protein LOC141674619 produces the protein MVNFINTFDLNLPGNEEETPINVHEQVQVPTQACQEGSLNHRRIFDLNIGEEGYQDSLNEDIFDEELVQLGQRNLAIIDLNQTPPSEEDELQSGRTSSRRRILSNDERRLIHLALLKRSVNGKLRKGSRTEVSQLFYVSTKTISRIWKQAKISAMYGKVDISHRKMKNYGRKRVEIDLEQFQKVPLSRRTSIRSSTCAMNVSKSSLHRNFKHGKIRRNTNPIKPLLKESNKKVRVEFCLSMIRNRIGDDPKFSDMFNVIHIDEKWFYITKNCEKFYLMSGEHDPDRACKSKNFLTKVMFLEAMARPRFDSDRNETFSGNIGIFPFITKQPAKRSSVNMSAGTLETKAITSVGKDLSRSYLIHKVLPTILEKWPAGDRNITITIQQDNARTHVDPNDEEFRLAVSRYGLNVQIRCQPPNYPDLNILDLGFFNAIQSLHQKDPARIVDDLVIAVKKAFDIYPSIKSNRIFLTLQQCMIQIMKYRGANNYKIPHMNMKALERKRKLPLQLRCTPKLIEDVTDGSMGPKIVKDNDQSLRGMFN, from the exons ATGGTGAATTTTATAAACACTTTCGATTTAAATCTACCAGGAAACGAGGAAGAAACTCCTATCAACGTCCATGAACAAGTTCAAGTACCTACACAAGCCTGCCAAGAAGGTTCACTCAATCATCGTCGCATATTTGATCTAAATATAG GTGAAGAAGGTTATCAAGATTCTTTAAATGAAGATATATTTGATGAGGAACTTGTACAACTGGGTCAAAGAAACTTGGCTATCATAGATTTGAACCAAACTCCACCAA GTGAAGAAGATGAATTACAAAGTGGTCGAACAAGTTCAAGAAGAAGGATTTTGTCCAATGATGAACGTCGATTAATTCATTTAGCTTTGCTGAAAAGAAGTGTTAATGGGAAGCTCCGAAAAGGTAGTAGAACAGAAGTTTCACAATTATTCTATGTATCGACTAAAACCATTTCACGCATATGGAAGCAGGCCAAAATTTCTGCTATGTACGGCAAGGTTGATATTAGTCACCGGAAGATGAAAAATTATGGACGTAAAAGAGTCGAAATCGATTTGGAGCAATTTCAAAAAGTCCCTTTATCTCGAAGAACAAGTATACGGTCATCAACATGTGCTATGAATGTGAGCAAATCATCATTACACCGCAACTTCAAACATGGTAAAATTCGCCGAAATACCAATCCTATCAAACCATTATTGAAGGAATCTAATAAGAAAGTACGCGTTGAATTCTGCCTGTCCATGATTCGTAACCGTATTGGGGATGATCCTAAATTTTCAGACATGTTTAACGTGATACACATCGATGAGAAATGGTTCTACATTACTAAAAACTGTGAGAAGTTTTATCTTATGTCAGGTGAACATGATCCTGACCGAGCTTGTAAGAGCAAAAACTTTTTAACTAAAGTAATGTTCCTAGAAGCTATGGCACGACCACGATTTGATTCAGATAGAAATGAGACATTCTCTGGAAATATCGGAATTTTCCCTTTCATCACCAAACAGCCTGCCAAAAGAAGCAGCGTAAATATGAGTGCAGGGACACTTGAAACTAAGGCTATAACTTCTGTTGGGAAAGATTTATCAAGATCATATTTAATCCACAAGGTTCTTCCTACGATTCTTGAGAAATGGCCAGCTGGTGATAGGAACATTACTATCACTATCCAACAAGACAATGCAAGGACACATGTCGACCCTAATGATGAAGAATTTCGACTGGCTGTCTCAAGATATGGATTGAACGTCCAAATAAGATGTCAACCTCCCAACTATCCCGACTTGAATATTTTAGACCTCGGATTCTTCAATGCAATTCAATCTCTACATCAAAAAGATCCTGCTAGAATAGTAGATGATCTGGTCATTGCAGTTAAAAAAGCATTTGACATATATCCCTCCATAAAGTCGAACCGTATTTTTTTAACTTTACAGCAATGTATGATTCAAATTATGAAATACAGGGGCGCTAACAATTATAAAATCCCACACATGAACATGAAGGCTttagaaaggaaaagaaaattgCCACTTCAACTGCGTTGCACTCCAAAACTCATCGAAGATGTGACCGATGGCTCAATGGGTCCGAAAATAGTTAAAGATAATGATCAGAGTTTAAGAGGGATGTTTAACTAG
- the LOC141674620 gene encoding uncharacterized protein LOC141674620, producing MDVYQVPDLARCRLLAASFRESAQQWFQKLGPGVITSWDQMKNLFLTKFQATVRYAPSVTTLANVRQRENESLTSYFKRFNAESTSVRGASDEALKSFLIAGLRVDSDFWKHLQGKDPATLADDFALAESFKAIE from the coding sequence ATGGATGTGTACCAAGTCCCGGACTTGGCTCGATGTCGTCTCTTGGCGGCATCCTTTAGAGAAAGTGCCCAACAGTGGTTTCAAAAGCTCGGGCCAGGGGTGATCACCTCGTGGGATCAGATGAAGAATTTGTTCTTAACTAAGTTCCAAGCCACGGTGAGATACGCTCCCTCTGTCACAACTCTTGCCAATGTTAGGCAAAGAGAAAATGAAAGCTTAACATCGTACTTCAAAAGGTTCAACGCCGAATCTACTAGCGTGAGGGGGGCGTCAGACGAAGCCTTAAAAAGTTTCCTGATCGCAGGATTAAGGGTTGATTCAGATTTTTGGAAGCACTTGCAAGGGAAAGATCCGGCCACTCTCGCAGATGACTTCGCTTTGGCGGAATCCTTTAAAGCTATAGAATAA
- the LOC141674618 gene encoding uncharacterized protein LOC141674618 produces the protein MDKASETQTQVSESQSQGSETQKKKKVLWRCELITKTFLEACIEEVIASGRLGSNLKPHSWIKVGEILKKTHNFEVDARQMRNRYDYLRSRYVAWCRLKSKTGNHYDPTTNTFNFSEEEWDQLKKIVDTLKTTPLSYPELCTQLYDGTAATGVSGWGPSSKKNRTIDLNDDIEIPIIEESQSNTPNPIVHENPKKKAKISPKLAKTTKFEDEMTNALKLMVQTNSGPSLKECKEKLNSLSWGATNPLHRKALGIFCESAKYREQWMLLDAEENEHWVKMVSTKLGFDI, from the exons ATGGACAAAGCTAGTGAAACCCAAACTCAAGTTAGTGAGAGTCAAAGTCAAGGTAGCGAAactcaaaaaaagaaaaaagtatTGTGGAGGTGTGAACTTATAACTAAAACATTTCTGGAAGCATGCATTGAGGAAGTTATAGCTAGTGGCAGGCTAGGTAGTAACCTTAAGCCGCATTCATGGATAAAAGTGGGAGAAATTCTTAAGAAAACCCACAACTTTGAGGTTGACGCTAGACAGATGAGAAACCGATATGATTACCTAAGATCCCGATATGTTGCTTGGTGTCGACTCAAATCCAAAACTGGGAATCATTATGATCCGACAACTAATACATTCAACTTCTCAGAAGAAGAATGGGATCAACTTAAAAAG ATCGTGGACACATTAAAAACCACACCTTTGAGCTATCCTGAACTTTGCACTCAACTTTATGATGGAACTGCTGCCACGGGAGTTAGTGGATGGGGGCCTAGCTCTAAGAAGAACAGGACTATTGATCTAAATGATGACATAGAGATTCCAATAATCGAAGAAAGTCAGTCAAATACTCCGAATCCAATTGTCCACGAAAATCCAAAGAAAAAAGCTAAAATATCACCAAAACTTGCAAAAACTACAAAGTTTGAAGATGAGATGACCAATGCACTAAAATTGATGGTTCAGACCAATAGTGGACCATCACTTAAAGAATGTAAAGAGAAATTGAATAGTCTTAGCTGGGGAGCAACAAATCCCTTGCATCGAAAGGCTCTTGGGATTTTTTGTGAGAGTGCAAAGTATAGAGAACAATGGATGCTTCTTGATGCAGAGGAGAATGAACATTGGGTTAAAATGGTTTCAACTAAATTAGGATTTGATATTTAG